A region from the Muribaculum gordoncarteri genome encodes:
- a CDS encoding MBL fold metallo-hydrolase, producing MLKIKTFTFNMFGVNTYIVWNPDTREAAIIDPGMINEDEQLALDRFIKNNDLTVKQLINTHMHVDHIFGDIYVKNKYGVDVQACPDDSFLGERAAAQCRMFGLPESISMVTIDRRLQHGDTIEIGGEKVEVLGVPGHSPGSIVLYFPQSKWAITGDVIFKSSIGRTDLVGGNHHQLIDGIRNKVLTLPGDTIVYPGHGDPTTIDREERHNPFV from the coding sequence ATGTTGAAAATCAAGACTTTTACATTCAATATGTTTGGGGTCAACACCTATATAGTGTGGAACCCCGACACCCGTGAGGCCGCAATAATCGACCCGGGCATGATAAACGAGGATGAGCAGCTTGCACTCGACCGCTTCATCAAAAACAACGACCTAACCGTAAAGCAGCTCATAAACACACACATGCATGTCGACCACATATTCGGCGACATATATGTCAAAAACAAATACGGAGTCGATGTACAGGCATGCCCCGATGACTCATTCCTCGGTGAACGTGCCGCAGCGCAATGTCGCATGTTCGGCCTGCCCGAAAGCATATCGATGGTAACGATAGACCGCCGGCTTCAGCACGGCGACACCATAGAAATAGGCGGAGAGAAAGTGGAGGTGCTTGGCGTACCCGGTCACTCACCCGGCAGCATAGTCCTCTATTTCCCCCAATCCAAATGGGCCATAACCGGCGATGTGATATTCAAGTCGAGCATCGGCCGCACCGACCTCGTAGGCGGCAATCACCATCAGCTGATTGACGGCATACGCAACAAGGTTCTCACCCTCCCCGGCGACACCATCGTCTATCCGGGACACGGCGATCCCACCACGATAGACCGCGAAGAGCGTCACAATCCGTTTGTATAA